From the genome of Arthrobacter russicus:
CTGCGGTTGCCCAAGGCCCGGGGGCCAAGTTCCGCGCGGCCAGACAGCACGACGACCGGTTCGTCCTCGGCATGCAGCAGTTCCGCCAGCTCCCGCTCGTCGCACGACCGAGCACGCCAACCACCCGGGAGCGTACCGACGGCGATTTTCGGACCACGGTAGACGTCCCAATCCAGTGCCGTGTGGCCGTTCCGAAACATCTCACAGGCCGCAGTGCCGATCGCCGCACCGGCATCATTGGGGAAGGGCGGGATGAAGACGTCCCGGAAGACCCCGCTAGCCCGAATCGCGGTGTTCCATTTGATGTTGAGCGCGCAGCCGCCGCCCATCACCAGGTTGTGGCCGCCACCCGGGAACCGGCGCTGCACCGCCGAGGTGAGGCGGTCGAGCAGCTTCTGGCCGAGGTAGGCCTGGTAGCTAGCGATGAGATCCGCGTTGGAAAGGCCCGGAAACAACTGCTCACGCTCGGCGGCGACCCGGTCCCCCAACTCGCCTACCCGGTCGACAGTGATATCACTGAGCTCTGCCATCAGCCCGTCGAAGACGCCGAACGTAGTGGTATCGACGACGCCTTTGGCCGCATAGGCCATGGCTTTCCCCGCGACTGACAGGTGGTGTCGGATGGCCGGCTCCGAGGTCATGTCCTCGAACGGGCGCAGGAACGGCTCGAACCGCGCGCAGAAGGCCGCGAAACTGCCGCCGAAGACCGGCATGAGCACCTCGAGGAACAACACCTCGCGGGTTTCCGCACGGACCAGGTATAGCCGCGGCGGGATGATGCCGTCCCAGACCAGGACGAATGCGTCCTGGCCCTTGGCCGCGGACGGGCTGGAGACATAGGCGCCGATGAGGTGGTTGGCCACGTGGTGGTAGCTCGCGTACTCGCCCAGGCCGGGGCTGCCGAATGCGTACCGGTCCAGTGCGTCGCCGCCGGTCTCGACGTACGGCGCGACCCGGAGCTGGATCGGATCACCGCCGGCGGAGAGCGCCACCGCGACCTCGCCGCCGGCATCGGTCGAGTACCAGCCGTCGACCACGAACTGGTCGATGTCGGAAGGCTCAAGACCCTCCGCAGCGAGGATCTCGGTCACGCGGTCGAGGTCCCCGAGCGCGGAGTACCGTTCGCCGTTGCCCAACTTCTCGATCTCGTAGCTGAAAAGAAGCCTCCCGTCCTCGATGACCGCGATGCCGCCGTCGTGTGATGCCTTGATTCCGCATATCCGCATTGCTTCTTCACACCCCTTCTATTGCGATGAAAAATGGCTACCGGTTCAGTCGTACCGGAAGTGATTCGAGCCCTCGGATGATCGTGCTGTTGCGCCACCGCAAGTCGACAGGGTCGACGGCGAGGGTCATGTCGGGGAAAGCGTCGAGCAGCGAATGAAACGCCATCTGGACTTCGATCCGCGCGAGTGGCGCCCCGAGACAGTGATGGATGCCGTGACCGAAGGCCAAATGGCCGGCGGCAGACCGGCGGACGTCGAGCGCTTGCGGGTCGCTGAACCGCAGCGGGTCGTGATTGGCGGACGCGATCGCGAGGAGCACGAAGTCGCCGGCCAGGATGTGCGCGTTGCCGACGCGCAGGTTCTCCTTGGCGCAGCGGAATGTCGCGTGTTTGAGCGGACTCTCCAGCCGGAGGAGCTCCTCGACGGCGCCAGGCAGCAAGCTGCGGTGGTCGCGCAGCGCGTCCCACTGGTCGCGGTGGCTCATCAGGTGCAGCGTGCCGTTGCCCAGCGCGTTGAGGGTGGTTTCAAAACCTGCGATGAACATCAGGTAGGCAGTCGAGATCAGTTCCGCCGTGGTGAGCCGGTCGTCGACGTCATGCGCCGCCACCAGCGCCGTGAGGAGGTCGTCGTCGGAGGTGGCGTGGCGTTTGCGTTCGATCAGACCGGCAAGATAGCCGGCGACTGCCTCAGCTGCAGCATTGGCTTGTTCCGGAGAGTGTCCCGAGACGAGCGCGCTTGACCAGTCCTTGAAATCGCCCTGCTCCTCGACCGGCACGCCCAGCAGCAGGCAGATCACCCGGATTGGCAAGGGGAACGCGAAGGCATCCAGGAAATCGACCTCGTCGTGGTCATTGAGCGCCTCGACCAATTCGTCGACGACCGTTTGGATCTGCGGCCGCAGCGCTTGGACCGCACGGCCGGTGAAGGCCTTGCCGACGAGCTTGCGAAGTCTGGTGTGGTCCGGCTGGTCGGTGTGCAACATATGGCTCGCGATGTCCTTGGAGAAGCCTCCGCGCTTGCTGCTGTCCGGTTCCTTCTGTGCGAGCAGCCCATCGATGCGATCCAGGTCGGTGCTCAGCCTGGGGTCCGCGAACGCCGCGCGCACGGCGTCGTACCCGGTGATCACCCAAACCGGCAGCCCGCCGATCAACGGCACCCCGGGCGGCATTCGTACTCGATGCGCAGAGCCCTTGGCACTGAGCTTCGCGTAGACCGCGTACGGGTCCTGTACGAACGCCGCATCGAGTTCCAATAGCGCGGATTCGGGATTGCGCAACGCGCGCTGGCCGAACACTGCTTCTCGAGGCGCAGGAAACCCGGCTTCAGGCCGTTGGTCCTTCATACCGCGCCCAGCGCCCGGTCCGCGAGTGGCGGAATCCGCGTCGGCCGGCGCTCGGCCGAAGACCCAGGGTAC
Proteins encoded in this window:
- a CDS encoding carbamoyltransferase N-terminal domain-containing protein yields the protein MRICGIKASHDGGIAVIEDGRLLFSYEIEKLGNGERYSALGDLDRVTEILAAEGLEPSDIDQFVVDGWYSTDAGGEVAVALSAGGDPIQLRVAPYVETGGDALDRYAFGSPGLGEYASYHHVANHLIGAYVSSPSAAKGQDAFVLVWDGIIPPRLYLVRAETREVLFLEVLMPVFGGSFAAFCARFEPFLRPFEDMTSEPAIRHHLSVAGKAMAYAAKGVVDTTTFGVFDGLMAELSDITVDRVGELGDRVAAEREQLFPGLSNADLIASYQAYLGQKLLDRLTSAVQRRFPGGGHNLVMGGGCALNIKWNTAIRASGVFRDVFIPPFPNDAGAAIGTAACEMFRNGHTALDWDVYRGPKIAVGTLPGGWRARSCDERELAELLHAEDEPVVVLSGRAELGPRALGNRSIIAPATSTQMKDRLNDIKNRASYRPVAPICLEDRAPEVFEPGTPDPYMIFEHRMRPGWAERVPAIVHLDGTARLQTIKSTQDTATVRILMHYAELSGVPVLCNTSANLEGRGFFPDVESAAKWGGTKYIWCEGTLYTKEG
- a CDS encoding cytochrome P450 family protein → MFGQRALRNPESALLELDAAFVQDPYAVYAKLSAKGSAHRVRMPPGVPLIGGLPVWVITGYDAVRAAFADPRLSTDLDRIDGLLAQKEPDSSKRGGFSKDIASHMLHTDQPDHTRLRKLVGKAFTGRAVQALRPQIQTVVDELVEALNDHDEVDFLDAFAFPLPIRVICLLLGVPVEEQGDFKDWSSALVSGHSPEQANAAAEAVAGYLAGLIERKRHATSDDDLLTALVAAHDVDDRLTTAELISTAYLMFIAGFETTLNALGNGTLHLMSHRDQWDALRDHRSLLPGAVEELLRLESPLKHATFRCAKENLRVGNAHILAGDFVLLAIASANHDPLRFSDPQALDVRRSAAGHLAFGHGIHHCLGAPLARIEVQMAFHSLLDAFPDMTLAVDPVDLRWRNSTIIRGLESLPVRLNR